A single genomic interval of Halichondria panicea chromosome 2, odHalPani1.1, whole genome shotgun sequence harbors:
- the LOC135331209 gene encoding adhesion G-protein coupled receptor V1-like → MQRLGLYALVLTLLALQAEAVSVSSFFSYGERVVPRGQTASSLLQLSNSFRYNGLEFNSIYVNSNGLISLGADFDFLPGTFRSDPSLIAPFWTSYNYSESGQVYFKESVDVADLTKATSVVRTALPSTLSAVSSVVVVTWENMQGIGSAMETNTFQCILATSGSQSYIIVYYLTGGMQLSGSPFAQVGLSWGDQNTTLPSSGTKDVLDITDTGNSGEEGLWVWRVDTIPTLPGVILGWDQTAHTVSEVSGSLQVCASVLSGMLSSTITASIVTGLQTADDDDYNVNNRQLSFFAQYTECITVTLENDAVLEDEEYATLLLQPTGNTNQFIAVLPRQTVIRIQDDDVGIMAPLTSTLVVSEEERLVQVCGKITDSNGNIVTSQKTVTVAYNTSPGTALENEDFSPAINRELVFVQTSTVCSTISVQNDEIFENEEAFYFAFSNAFSQERISVDTSRVSVTIQDDDARRVVLSFDQNGYTVMEGGSVTTCLLMTPEQLGGNFSVTLRTRKPVELIQNIVRPATNGDDFAGNSIVLEFTPSNAGQQHCLTIPIIEDTVYEGEEIFGFEIYKDEALEVSVPKPRVVVRITDNDDIQLSLLQSQYEFNEGQAKDEISICVNRTGEMEWTIVVETTLFEGTANFFDGDRGDFTREVENIIFLPDATTACTLIDIKNDPYFETEIETFSVTVDYFDSLVSFTMNTADILIRDNDVVRIGFFFSDPTIEVREEGNAASTQLIISQSGQVDIPVSVSMVPVNGTATEHEDYEARGESIYFANNILNTQSVGERVEIQSSSISVTLLDDPVVEGDEQLLLQLIPDDPRVQVTQHSTVTVIIRENDEVTIGFTEQSFVVNEGVGDIEVCLFLRGYSTKPFTVTISTREVTAKEGVDFETQGLTIELPPTSEDVLSALYQLSPVDRLSADKPESSPQCATITIIDDSVTEEGGSKQLDLSLQTNDPRIVIDQTKSSATVAIQDDDFVTITLEMSTISVSEDEEIVHVCARLSGEADFDINALFQTFPISAVAGDDYITKTVPIVFPAHITEAQCADFSVIDDDILENPEEFSIELRVISSSQVTVGINRTLTVVISDNDFVEVVFEAAEYSDEEGSAVEVCALMKGIAVIEVSALVSTRPSAEGALATPNDDYRAISNVTLFRNESISHTGLRRQCVSIALNDDNVLENTESFQVFLTSQDSVVHTTAASVADVYILDNDGVRMGIQERKYEVMEAQRIQPVCVELLGRIEKSISVMLSTSSNTATGGADYTSVRLVALMFQASESDNQTLCADFTVIDDIIYEANETFTVSLYIDESTTGVSVHIPSATVTIIDDDEATLRFGAPSYEVEEGEGPAQVCIELTGRTETQVECFISTQPATAQQGGQADYTFSDPASLVFPPSSGTSTRCAFISIVNDSILETTEYFTVIATSYTPRVIVIDNTSTVNIIDNDIVTVGFVELLLNVSEDIEIERSVTLCVELSGEIERNVTVTVATASSNSPLAIATANHDYVPLERNLEFSPSQENKTLCVVVSVLDDRLVESVERFDIVVTSLSVGVNTPESTQRATVAIYDEDVVCVRGNTDTSRGYFEWPEAFPNDVVVLECINSSASRRCSPEGVWGPPEVESCYASVEAILKHVIKNLPDDDGGLSKEYLRELIKALHRLRKENPDGLSEFIGPIYTIFYGYSRNVTNGVATIDSETYELILTVVDILHFPEWPVNVVQEESVKLVRAVEAITEGLIKVDGFESLNQNHNFLGFSVEKGMSDEIFPPNELKRKTVTFVHLPDQKVIARLLSSSSGDEGTFLSSISLPHSIPSQLTDDTIGLYFGYYEKSVLFPIIVSNGTEVLRSPASHEVSPIIMATVSERTIKNLKESINYTISVTHRNYSDPICVSWDFSAVGGRGNWTTNGCKLESDKDGVVTCSCSHLTNFAVLLDVRIKPTEAPVLQRPILSTIVVVGVGISLLGLALTVITLLLFSKLRKRDSTVLRIQFCLSVALMLVAFVCGIARVEIFELCVSISALIHYFTLVALMWMAAEAVLMFQKLISATKTSVAYFVIASLICWLLPIPAVVVPIGIDRSFSIHQQFCFISHSVVFYASFLGPIAGILIFNLIMFFIAFIIILRYSTKQFRNRNKVKKRRAAVRTIFTILAVILIFGLTWIFGAFTVLRTSNYIEYLFVIFNSLQGLFIFLIFVVFAKETRNLWLVTCGCKKRKSKDGTYEMGNLSRRVSRNPSLRKTGDEIDSDESFDFDGADHLEALKALDREARLNMNSWDVMYIMPQNTFDIFLNSDQFQHPCMPMTASNNLPASSLSTVHAPMSDINTREDQSTADSGILVDQLKLSRSPKKLPGEPITTIEESETRSSYHIHSVSGIGYVSADSDDEFLDGASPPVLATPPSRRRSRAYGDRFKMELHNRLNSHEQDSEIEMVTSDFKIDIAQ, encoded by the exons ATGCAAAGACTAGGTCTATATGCTCTTGTGTTGACCCTGCTTGCACTTCAAGCTGAAGCTGTTTCAGTCTCAAGTTTTTTCAGTTATGGGGAGAGAGTGGTTCCTCGAGGACAGACTGCTAGCTCTCTTCTCCAGCTCAgcaactcatttagatacaaTGGTCTTGAGTTCAACTCAATCTAT GTGAATTCTAATGGATTGATATCTCTTGGAGCAGACTTCGACTTTCTCCCTGGGACATTCCGCTCTGATCCCTCCCTGATAGCACCATTTTGGACCAGTTACAACTACTCAGAGAGTGGCCAGGTGTACTTTAAAGAATCTGTGGATGTTGCTGATCTCACTAAGGCCACCTCGGTTGTCAGAACTGCTTTGCCAAGTACATTGTCTGCAGTTTCATCAGTTGTTGTCGTGACATGGGAAAACATGCAAGGAATCGGCAGTGCTATGGAA ACAAACACATTTCAATGTATTCTGGCTACGAGTGGCTCGCAGTCCTACATCATCGTGTACTACTTAACTGGAGGAATGCAACTTTCTGGCTCCCCGTTTGCTcaagtgggcctcagctgggGTGACCAAAACACCACCCTTCCCTCGTCAGGCACTAAGGATGTACTGGACATCACTGACACTGGGAACTCTGGGGAGGAGGGACTGTGGGTGTGGAGAGTGGACACCATACCAACACTGCcag gtgtgatTCTTGGTTGGGATCAAACTGCTCATACTGTATCTGAGGTCAGTGGCAGCCTTCAGGTGTGTGCCTCCGTGCTCAGTGGAATGCTCTCAAGTACCATCACTGCGTCAATAGTAACCGGACTACAGACTGCAG ATGATGACGATTACAACGTGAACAATAGACAACTGTCATTCTTTGCACAGTACACTGAGTGCATTACAGTTACACTCGAAAATGATGCAGTACTTGAAGATGAGGAATATGCTACTCTATTACTGCAACCTACAGGCAATACCAACCAATTTATCGCTGTACTGCCACGACAGACTGTCATAAGAATTCAGGATGATGATG TTGGTATCATGGCTCCCCTCACCTCTACATTGGTGGTGTCTGAGGAGGAACGTCTTGTGCAAGTCTGTGGAAAGATCACTGACAGCAATGGGAACATTGTCACATCACAAAAGACTGTCACTGTTGCGTACAACACCAGTCCAGGAACTGCTCTAG AAAATGAAGACTTCTCACCTGCAATCAATAGAGAGTTGGTATTTGTGCAAACATCAACTGTGTGTTCAACAATTTCAGTTCAAAATGATGAGATTTTTGAGAATGAGGAGGCGTTCTACTTTGCTTTCAGCAATGCCTTTTCCCAAGAGAGAATTTCTGTGGATACTTCTCGGGTATCAGTGACGATACAAGATGACGATG CTCGGAGAGTAGTGTTGTCCTTCGACCAGAATGGGTACACTGTGATGGAGGGTGGCTCAGTCACAACTTGTTTGCTCATGACGCCGGAACAGTTGGGTGGCAACTTCAGCGTTACATTGAGGACCAGGAAACCTGTTGAGCTCATTCAAA ATATAGTCCGACCGGCTACTAATGGCGATGATTTTGCCGGCAACAGTATTGTCTTGGAGTTCACTCCCAGCAATGCAGGACAGCAACATTGTCTCACGATACCGATAATCGAGGACACAGTCTACGAGGGAGAAGAGATATTTGGTTTCGAAATCTACAAAGATGAGGCTCTGGAAGTTTCTGTTCCCAAACCTCGTGTTGTTGTTCGCATCACGGACAATGATG acattcAACTCAGCCTGCTACAAAGTCAATACGAATTCAATGAAGGGCAAGCAAAAGATGAAATCAGCATCTGTGTCAATAGGACTGGAGAAATGGAGTGGACAATCGTAGTAGAGACTACTCTATTCGAGGGAACTGCTAATT TCTTTGATGGAGATCGTGGTGATTTTACACGTGAAGTTGAAAATATTATCTTCTTGCCTGATGCCACCACTGCATGCACTCTGATCGACATCAAAAATGACCCTTACTTTGAAACAGAAATAGAAACATTCAGTGTGACGGTGGATTATTTCGATAGTTTGGTGTCCTTCACGATGAACACTGCTGACATCCTGATCCGTGATAATGATG TTGTGAGGATAGGATTTTTCTTTTCTGACCCTACAATTGAGGTCAGAGAGGAAGGAAACGCAGCGAGCACCCAACTGATCATAAGCCAATCAGGTCAAGTTGACATTCCCGTTTCAGTATCAATGGTCCCTGTCAATGGAACAGCTACAG AGCATGAAGATTATGAGGCTCGGGGGGAATCCATATACTTCGCAAACAATATTCTTAATACCCAAAGTGTGGGAGAGAGAGTGGAGATCCAAAGTTCGAGCATCAGTGTGACTCTGCTTGATGACCCTGTTGTCGAGGGGGATGAGCAATTACTGCTTCAACTGATACCAGATGACCCACGGGTACAGGTCACTCAACACAGCACTGTTACGGTGATCATCAGGGAGAATGATG AGGTAACTATTGGTTTTACCGAGCAGTCATTTGTTGTCAATGAGGGAGTTGGGGATATTGAGGTGTGTCTCTTCTTGCGAGGGTATTCCACCAAGCCATTTACTGTGACCATATCTACCAGGGAGGTTACTGCAAAAG AGGGTGTTGATTTTGAGACTCAGGGATTAACCATTGAGCTCCCCCCAACAAGTGAAGATGTGCTTTCTGCCTTGTATCAGCTAAGTCCTGTTGATAGGCTCAGTGCCGATAAGCCGGAATCCAGTCCCCAGTGTGCAACTATCACAATCATTGACGATAGTGTGACAGAAGAGGGTGGCAGTAAGCAGCTGGATCTGAGCTTGCAAACGAATGACCCACGTATTGTTATTGATCAAACAAAGTCATCTGCCACTGTTGCTATCCAAGACGATGACT TTGTCACCATTACCTTGGAAATGAGCACAATATCTGTGTCTGAGGACGAGGAGATAGTACACGTGTGTGCCCGACTCTCCGGGGAGGCGGACTTTGACATTAATGCTCTATTTCAAACATTTCCCATTTCTGCTGTGGCTGGTGATGATTACATCACAAAGACTGTTCCCATTGTATTCCCTGCCCACATCACAGAAGCTCAGTGTGCTGATTTTTCAGTGATAGATGATGATATTCTTGAGAATCCGGAAGAGTTTTCGATTGAGCTGCGTGTTATTTCATCTTCTCAAGTCACGGTTGGGATTAACAGAACGCTGACTGTTGTCATCTCTGACAATGACT TTGTGGAAGTGGTATTTGAGGCAGCTGAATATTCTGATGAAGAGGGAAGTGCCGTTGAAGTTTGTGCTCTGATGAAGGGCATAGCTGTGATAGAAGTATCTGCTCTTGTTTCTACCAGACCATCTGCAGAGGGGGCACTGG CTACTCCGAATGATGATTACCGTGCAATATCCAATGTCACGTTATTCCGCAACGAGAGCATCTCCCACACGGGCCTTAGAAGGCAGTGTGTGTCTATTGCCCTCAACGATGACAATGTTTTGGAAAACACCGAGTCGTTCCAAGTGTTCTTGACCTCTCAGGACAGTGTGGTTCACACTACAGCTGCTAGTGTGGCTGATGTATACATCTTAGACAATGACGGAGTGAGAATGGGGATTCAGGAACGCAAGTATGAAGTCATGGAGGCCCAGAGAATCCAGCCAGTATGCGTGGAGCTGCTTGGTCGCATTGAGAAGAGTATCTCTGTAATGCTCTCCACCAGTTCCAACACAGCAACTG GTGGCGCTGACTACACCAGTGTGAGATTAGTTGCGCTCATGTTTCAAGCATCTGAGAGTGACAACCAAACTCTGTGTGCAGACTTCACTGTCATAGATGACATCATATATGAAGCCAATGAGACTTTCACTGTCAGTTTATATATTGATGAAAGTACCACTGGAGTCAGTGTCCACATTCCAAGTGCCACTGTGACCATTATTGATGATGATGAGGCCACTCTGAGATTTGGAGCGCCTTCTTACGAAGTGGAGGAAGGAGAGGGGCCAGCTCAGGTGTGTATCGAGTTGACCGGGAGAACCGAAACTCAAGTGGAATGCTTTATCTCAACACAGCCAGCTACTGCCCAACAAG GTGGTCAGGCAGATTACACCTTCAGCGACCCTGCCTCTCTTGTATTTCCTCCTTCATCTGGTACCAGCACACGTTGTGCATTCATCAGTATCGTAAACGATTCGATCCTTGAGACTACCGAATACTTTACAGTCATAGCGACCAGCTACACACCTCGTGTCATTGTCATTGACAACACCAGCACTGTCAACATCATTGATAACGACATTGTGACTGTGGGATTTGTTGAGCTATTACTTAATGTTAGTGAAGATATTGAAATTGAGAGAAGTGTCACTTTGTGCGTGGAACTCTCTGGGGAAATTGAGAGGAATGTGACCGTCACAGTTGCTACAGCATCTTCCAACAGTCCTCTGGCAATTGCAACTGCCA ATCACGATTATGTCCCATTGGAGAGGAATCTTGAGTTCAGTCCTAGTCAGGAGAACAAAACGCTATGTGTTGTGGTGTCAGTGCTCGATGATCGTCTTGTGGAGAGTGTGGAGAGGTTTGACATTGTTGTTACCAGCTTGAGTGTGGGAGTCAACACTCCAGAGAGTACACAGAGGGCAACCGTGGCGATCTATGATGAAGATG TTGTGTGCGTGAGAGGAAATACGGACACATCTCGAGGGTACTTTGAATGGCCAGAAGCATTCCCTAATGATGTTGTAGTTCTTGAATGCATCAATAGCAGTGCTTCAAGACGTTGTAGCCCTGAGGGTGTTTGGGGTCCTCCTGAAGTAGAGAGTTGTTACGCCAGTGTTGAGGCTATTTTGAAACATGTTATCAAG AATCTGCCCGATGATGATGGTGGTCTGTCTAAAGAATATCTTCGGGAGTTAATAAAAGCTCTTCATCGACTCAGAAAAGAAAACCCAGATGGATTGAGCGAATTTATTGGGCCAATCTACACGATTTTCTATGGCTATTCTAGGAATGTGACGAATGGAGTTGCAACTATCGATTCAGAG ACATACGAGTTGATATTGACTGTGGTTGACATACTACACTTCCCGGAGTGGCCAGTTAATGTAGTACAAGAAGAGTCAGTGAA ACTTGTCAGAGCTGTGGAGGCAATCACAGAGGGCCTCATCAAGGTTGATGGATTTGAAAGTTTGAATCAGAACCACAATTTCCTAGGATTCTCCGTAGAAAAG GGCATGTCTGATGAAATCTTTCCTCCGAATGAGCTGAAAAGAAAGACTGTTACATTTGTGCATCTCCCGGATCAAAAAGTGATTGCGAGACTTTTGTCCTCAAGCAGTGGTGATGAAGGAACTTTCTTGTCCTCAATTTCTCTGCCTCACTCGATCCCCTCACAACTAACAGACGATACAATAGGACTCTACTTTGGTTACTATGAAAAGAGTGTCTTGTTTCCCATCATTGTTTCAAATGGCACTGAGGTGTTGAGGAGTCCAGCTTCGCATGAAGTTTCACCCATTATAATGGCAACTGTATCAGAAAGAACCATCAAGAATCTAAAGGAGTCGATAAACTACACTATTTCAGTCACCCATAGAAATTATTCTGACCCAATTTGTGTGTCTTGGGATTTCTCAGCTGTTG GTGGAAGAGGAAACTGGACCACCAATGGATGCAAATTGGAATCAGACAAGGACGGTGTCGTTACTTGTTCCTGTAGCCACCTGACTAACTTTGCAGTGTTGCTG GATGTTCGTATTAAGCCTACAGAAGCACCAGTGCTTCAAAGACCCATCCTTTCCACTATTGTTGTTGTGGGAGTTGGTATATCACTGCTGGGACTAGCACTGACAGTCATTACATTACTGCTATTCAG TAAACTTCGCAAACGAGATTCTACAGTGTTGCGTATCCAGTTCTGTTTATCTGTTGCTCTGATGCTGGTGGCATTTGTATGTGGTATTGCAAGGGTGGAGATATTCGAGCTGTGTGTGTCTATCTCTGCATTGATCCACTACTTCACTCTAGTAGCTTTGATGTGGATGGCTGCGGAGGCAGTGCTCATGTTCCAGAAACTCATTTCAGCTACAAAGACTTCTGTTGCGTACTTTGTCATCGCTTCACTCATCTGTTGGT TGTTGCCTATTCCAGCTGTAGTAGTGCCAATTGGTATTGACAGAAGCTTCAGCATTCATCAACAATT TTGCTTCATCAGCCATAGTGTTGTCTTCTATGCGTCATTCCTTGGGCCTATTGCTGGCATCCTAATCTTCAACCTTATTATGTTCTTTATAGCTTTCATCATCATCTTGAGGTACAGCACGAAGCAATTCCGAAATAGAAACAAGGTAAAGAAGAGGAGAGCTGCTGTTCGAACTATCTTTACGATCCTTGCTGTGATCCTTATATTCGGTCTTACGTGGATATTCGGTGCTTTTACTGTTCTGAGAACTTCTAATTACATTGAATATTTGTTTGTCATCTTTAATTCACTTCAAGGGCTGTTCATTTTCTTGATTTTCGTTGTCTTTGCGAAAGAAACACGTAATCTATGGCTTGTAACTTGTGGTTGTAAAAAGAGGAAATCAAAGGATGGAACATACGAGATGGGAAACCTTTCTCGACGCGTTTCACGAAACCCCTCGCTTCGGAAAACAGGAGATGAGATTGATAGTGATGAAAGCTTTGATTTTGACGGTGCTGATCACCTTGAAGCATTGAAGGCTCTTGATAGGGAGGCTAGACTCAATATGAACTCATGGGACGTTATGTACATTATGCCGCAGAATACATTTGATATCTTCCTCAATTCAGATCAGTTTCAGCATCCTTGTATGCCCATGACTGCCAGTAATAACTTACCAGCAAGTTCATTATCAACTGTGCACGCACCAATGTCAGATATCAACACTCGAGAGGACCAATCTACTGCTGATTCTGGGATCTTAGTCGACCAATTGAAATTGAGCCGATCGCCAAAAAAGCTACCTGGTGAACCAATCACTACAATTGAAGAGTCAGAAACGAGATCTTCATACCACATTCACAGTGTGAGCGGGATAGGTTATGTTTCAGCTGACTCTGATGATGAATTTCTAGACGGAGCTAGTCCACCAGTTTTGGCCACACCTCCTTCTAGGAGAAGAAGTAGGGCGTATGGCGATCGCTTCAAAATGGAACTGCACAATCGATTAAATTCACACGAACAAGATTCCGAAATTGAAATGGTTACATCTGACTTCAAAATAGACATTGCACAATAA